From one Triticum aestivum cultivar Chinese Spring chromosome 4B, IWGSC CS RefSeq v2.1, whole genome shotgun sequence genomic stretch:
- the LOC780614 gene encoding callose synthase 3 isoform X2, producing MTSLSRTLSRAGPMQPPGPRRILRTQTAVNLGEPIFDSEVVPSSLVEIAPILRVANEVEAANPRVAYLCRFYAFEKAHRLDPTSSGRGVRQFKTALLQRLERENAPTLTGRAQKSDAREIQTFYRHYYKKYIQALQNASDQGDRSQLTKAYQTANVLFEVLKAVTQQHAVEVDDEILETADKVKEKTKIYIPFNILPLDPDSGNQAVMKFPEIQAAASALRNTRGLPLPKNYESKVNEDLLDWLQAMFGFQTDNVSNQREHLILLLANIHIRKHPKTDEHSKLEDNALDAVMKKLFKNYKKWCKYHGRKSSLWLPTIQQEVQQRKLLYIGLYLLIWGEAANLRFLPECLCYIYHHMAFEMYGMLAGNVSAMTGEYVKPAYGGDKEAFLKKIVTPIYCTIAQEAERSKREKGNHSQWRNYDDLNEFFWSADCFRLGWPMRADADFFCQPLKPVDERNESTIKADKQKGKVNFVELRSFWHIFRSFDRMWSFFILALQIMVILAWSEEGSLGNIFDPLVFKEILSIFITSSILNLGKATLDIIFNWRARRTMEFMVKLRYVLKFILAAMWVVLLSVTYAYTWEKPTGIIRTIKNWFGNGPDQPSLFIIAVVVYLLPDMLAAVLFALPLLRRKLEGSDYKLMRLIMWWSQTRLFVGRGMHESAFSLFMYTMFWVALLLTKFVFSYYVEIKPLVVPTKDIMKFPINHFRWHEFFPRAKGNIGVVISLWAPVILVYFMDTQIWYTIFSTLVGGVYGAFQRLGEIRTLGMLRSRFDSIPLAVNDCLVPVETSDARRKKGLRSNFKNRFKEMTHEDKEKVAARFAQMWNEIVSSFREEDLIDNREKELLLVPYVADQGLRVTQWPPFLLASMVPIAVDMAKDSNGKDRDLKKRIENDYYFSCAIKECYASCKNIINDLVHGEQEKRVINTIFTEVEKCIAEDKVITDLNMQSLPDLYNKFVELVEFLKKNDEKDRVAVIKIFQDMLEVVTRDIMEDQLPSILESSHGGSYQRPEGMTAWGNEYQLFQPSGAIKFPLEVSTEAWKEKVNRLELLLTVKESAMDVPSNLEARRRLTFFTNSLFMDMPDAPKVRNTISFSALTPYYNEHVLFSIKELEEENEDGVSTLFYLQKIYPDEWKNFQERIEEELKDNEELKEEALRQWASYRGQTLTRTVRGMMYYRKALVLEAFLDMAKHEDLMEGYKAAGSISDEEWKSLIAQCEALADMKFAYVVSCQQYGNDKRSALSNAQDILQLMRTYPSLRVAYIDVVEDRVGEKQIETAYYSTLVKVALNKDSESAGPVQNLDQVIYRIKLPGPAILGEGKPENQNHAIIFTRGEGLQTIDMNQDNYMEEALKMRNLLQEFLTEDGIRQPSILGVREHIFTGSVSSLAWFMSNQEHSFVTIGQRLLANPLKVRFHYGHPDVFDRLFHLTRGGVSKASRSINLSEDIFAGFNSTLRGGNVTHHEYVQVGKGRDVGLNQISKFEAKVANGNGEQTLSRDIYRLGHRFDFFRMLSCYFTTVGFYFSTLLTVFTVYVFLYGRLYLALSGLEEGLATQRKFSHNHALQVALASQSLVQLGFLMALPMMMEIGLEKGFGKALSEFIMMNLQLASVFFTFSLGTKTHYYGRMLLHGGAQYRSTGRGFVVFHAKFAENYRLYSRSHFVKGIELMTLLIVYQLFGQTSHSTIAYIFVTSSMWFLVLTWLFAPFLFNPSGFEWAKILDDWSDWNKWISNRGGIGVSPEKSWESWWEIEQEHLKHTGTLGIIFEIILSLRFFIYQYGLVYQLTITKENKSIVVYLISWLVILAMLVILKIISVGRRRFGANFQLFFRLIKFMIFVSFFAILVVLIVLLHMTIKDILVCFLAFLPTGWGILLIAQACRPLFRVTGLWGSVRALARAYEVIMGMLLFTPITVLSWFPFVSEFQTRMLFNQAFSRGLQISRILGGQKKERAASTKD from the exons ATGACGTCCCTGTCGCGGACGCTCTCCCGGGCCGGCCCGATGCAGCCGCCGGGGCCTCGCCGGATTCTGCGGACGCAGACCGCCGTCAACCTCGGCGAGCCCATCTTCGACAGTGAGGTGGTGCCGTCGTCGCTCGTGGAGATCGCGCCCATCCTCCGTGTCGCCAACGAGGTCGAGGCGGCCAACCCCCGCGTCGCCTACCTCT GTCGATTCTATGCATTCGAAAAGGCTCACAGATTGGATCCAACTTCAAGCGGTCGAGGTGTCCGACAGTTCAAGACCGCTCTTCTACAACGGCTCGAAAGG GAGAATGCGCCCACCTTGACCGGAAGGGCCCAAAAGAGTGATGCACGGGAAATACAGACCTTCTATCGACACTACTACAAAAAATATATTCAGGCGCTTCAAAATGCTTCTGACCAAGGGGATCG TTCCCAACTTACCAAAGCATACCAGACCGCCAATGTTCTGTTTGAGGTTTTAAAAGCAGTCACTCAACAACATGCTGTTGAAGTTGACGATGAG ATCTTGGAAACTGCTGATAAGGTTAAAGAGAAGACAAAAATCTATATCCCTTTTAACATTCTGCCTCTTGATCCTGACAGTGGCAACCAGGCAGTCATGAAATTTCCTGAG ATACAAGCTGCTGCTTCTGCTCTTCGCAATACTAGAGGCCTTCCACTACCCAAAAATTATGAGAGTAAGGTTAACGAGGACCTCTTGGATTGGCTACAAGCTATGTTTGGCTTTCAG ACAGATAATGTTTCTAATCAGAGGGAGCATTTGATTTTACTTCTTGCTAACATACATATACGGAAACATCCAAAGACCGATGAAcactcaaag TTGGAGGACAATGCGCTTGATGCAGTGATGAAAAAGTTATTTAAGAACTACAAGAAGTGGTGCAAATATCATGGTCGCAAGAGTAGCCTTTG GTTGCCAACAATTCAGCAAGAGGTGCAACAACGGAAATTACTCTATATTGGTCTATACCTTCTTATCTGGGGGGAAGCTGCAAATTTGCGATTTTTGCCAGAATGTCTTTGCTACATATATCATCAT ATGGCATTTGAAATGTATGGTATGCTAGCTGGAAATGTGAGTGCCATGACAGGTGAATATGTGAAGCCAGCCTATGGCGGTGATAAAGAAGCCTTTCTAAAAAAGATTGTCACTCCAATTTACTGTACCATTGCGCAG GAAGCTGAAAGGAGCAAAAGAGAAAAAGGGAATCATTCTCAGTGGAGAAACTACGATGATCTTAACGAATTTTTTTG GTCTGCTGACTGCTTTCGGCTAGGTTGGCCTATGCGAGCTGATGCTGATTTCTTTTGTCAACCTTTAAAGCCAGTTGATGAAAGAAATGAA AGCACAATAAAAGCTGACAAGCAGAAAGGGAAGGTCAATTTTGTGGAGCTGCGCTCGTTTTGGCACATATTCAGGAGTTTCGATAGAATGTGGAGCTTCTTTATTCTAGCTCTTCAG ATTATGGTTATTCTTGCTTGGAGTGAAGAAGGGTCATTAGGTAATATTTTTGATCCTCTGGTTTTCAAGGAGATCTTGAGCATCTTTATCACTTCTTCTATACTAAATCTTGGAAAAG CTACACTTGACATAATCTTTAATTGGAGGGCCAGGAGAACGATGGAATTTATGGTCAAGCTGAGATATGTCCTGAAGTTCATATTGGCAGCTATGTGGGTGGTACTTCTGTCAGTTACATATGCGTACACCTGGGAGAAACCGACAGGAATTATTAGGACCATCAAAAACTGGTTCGGAAATGGTCCAGATCAACCATCACTCTTTATCATTGCAGTAGTCGTATACTTGTTGCCCGATATGCTAGCTGCTGTACTTTTCGCTCTTCCATTACTACGCCGGAAACTTGAAGGTTCAGATTACAAACTCATGAGATTGATCATGTGGTGGTCTCAG ACTCGCCTGTTTGTTGGTAGGGGAATGCATGAAAGCGCCTTTTCACTTTTCAT GTACACCATGTTTTGGGTTGCTCTTCTTTTGACAAAGTTCGTATTTAGCTACTATGTCGAG ATCAAGCCTCTTGTTGTACCCACCAAGGATATCATGAAATTCCCTATAAATCATTTCCGGTGGCATGAGTTTTTTCCAAGAG CGAAGGGAAACATTGGCGTTGTAATTTCACTTTGGGCCCCAGTCATTTTG GTGTATTTCATGGACACGCAAATTTGGTATACAATCTTCTCCACTCTAGTTGGTGGAGTTTATGGTGCTTTCCAACGACTTGGCGAG ATCCGCACACTTGGAATGCTGCGGTCTCGCTTTGATTCAATACCTTTAGCCGTTAATGATTGTCTAGTTCCGGTTGAAACATCTGATGCAAGGCGGAAGAAAGGTCTAAGGTCTAATTTCAAGAATCGTTTCAAGGAG ATGACGCATGAAGACAAGGAGAAGGTAGCTGCAAGATTTGCACAGATGTGGAATGAAATTGTCTCTAGCTTCCGTGAGGAAGACCTTATAGATAACAG GGAGAAGGAGCTGCTACTTGTTCCATATGTGGCTGATCAGGGTCTTCGTGTTACGCAGTGGCCTCCATTTTTGCTTGCCAGCATG GTCCCCATAGCCGTTGACATGGCGAAGGATAGCAATGGTAAAGACCGTGACTTGAAAAAGAGGATTGAAAACGATTATTATTTTTCTTGTGCAATTAAAGAATGCTATGCATCATGTAAAAACATCATCAATGATCTTGTACATGGTGAACAAGAGAAAAG GGTCATAAATACTATATTTACTGAAGTTGAAAAGTGTATTGCTGAGGACAAAGTTATTACAGATTTGAATATGCAATCCCTGCCAGATCTCTACAATAAGTTTGTTGAATTGGTAGAATTCTTG AAAAAGAATGATGAGAAAGACAGGGTCGCTGTGATAAAGATATTTCAAGATATGCTGGAGGTTGTAACGAGAGATATAATGGAAGACCAACTTCCTAG TATTTTGGAGTCAAGTCACGGGGGTTCATATCAAAGGCCAGAGGGCATGACAGCATGGGGTAATGAATATCAGTTATTTCAACCATCTGGAGCTATCAAGTTTCCACTAGAAGTCAGCACAGAGGCTTGGAAAGAAAAG GTGAATAGGCTGGAACTACTGCTCACGGTGAAAGAGTCTGCTATGGACGTTCCTTCAAATCTTGAAGCCAGAAGGCGTCTTACCTTTTTCACTAACTCTTTGTTTATGGATATGCCTGATGCTCCTAAAGTCCGAAACACAATTTCATTTTC TGCATTGACTCCTTATTACAATGAGCATGTTCTTTTCTCAATAAAAGAGCTTGAAGAGGAAAACGAAGATGGAGTTTCCACTCTGTTCTACCTACAGAAAATTTACCCAG ATGAATGGAAGAATTTCCAGGAAAGGATTGAGGAAGAACTAAAAGATAATGAAGAACTGAAGGAAGAAGCGCTTCGTCAATGGGCTTCATACAGAGGCCAAACGCTAACTCGAACAG TTAGAGGCATGATGTACTACCGAAAAGCTTTGGTTCTTGAAGCATTTCTAGATATGGCCAAACATGAAG ATCTCATGGAAGGGTATAAAGCAGCTGGGTCAATATCGGATGAAGAGTGGAAGTCCTTGATTGCTCAGTGTGAAGCATTGGCTGATATGAAGTTCGCCTATGTGGTATCATGCCAACAATATGGAAATGACAAGCGTTCTGCTCTTTCAAATGCCCAAGACATATTACAGCTAATGAGAAC GTACCCTTCTCTTCGTGTAGCATATATTGATGTGGTGGAAGATAGAGTAGGAGAGAAGCAAATTGAGACAGCTTATTACTCTACATTGGTAAAGGTTGCTCTAAATAAGGACTCTGAATCTGCAGGTCCAGTACAAAATCTTGATCAG GTTATCTACCGAATAAAACTTCCAGGCCCTGCAATATTGGGAGAAGGAAAACCCGAAAATCAAAACCATGCAATAATTTTCACCCGTGGTGAAGGCCTGCAAACAATAGACATGAACCAG GATAACTATATGGAAGAAGCACTTAAAATGAGAAACTTGCTTCAAGAGTTCCTTACAGAAGATGGAATCCGGCAGCCATCTATACTTGGAGTTAGGGAGCATATTTTTACTGGCAG TGTCTCCTCCCTTGCATGGTTTATGTCAAATCAGGAGCACAGTTTTGTGACTATTGGACAACGGCTGCTTGCAAACCCTCTGAA GGTTCGATTCCACTATGGCCACCCGGATGTATTTGATAGGCTTTTCCATCTAACGAGGGGTGGTGTCAGTAAGGCATCAAGGAGTATCAACTTAAGTGAAGATATTTTTGCAG GGTTTAACTCAACTCTTCGTGGTGGCAATGTAACACATCATGAATATGTGCAAGTCGGCAAGGGACGAGATGTAGGACTAAATCAGATCTCCAAGTTTGAGGCTAAGGTGGCAAATGGAAATGGCGAGCAGACCCTTAGCCGTGATATCTACCGTCTTGGGCATCGGTTCGATTTCTTCAGAATGCTTTCATGCTACTTCACCACAGTGGGATTTTATTTCAGTACACTG TTGACAGTCTTCACAGTTTATGTGTTTCTGTATGGGCGCCTTTATCTTGCTCTCAGTGGACTTGAAGAAGGGCTTGCAACACAACGGAAATTCAGCCATAATCATGCTCTTCAGGTTGCTCTTGCCTCGCAGTCTCTTGTTCAGCTTGGTTTTCTGATGGCCCTGCCCATGATGATGGAAATTGGCCTTGAAAAAGGATTTGGCAAGGCACTAAGTGAATTTATAATGATGAACTTGCAATTGGCATCCGTGTTCTTTACATTTTCACTTGGTACCAAGACTCACTATTATGGACGTATGTTGCTTCATGGAGGTGCTCAATACAGAAGTACCGGCAGGGGATTTGTTGTCTTTCATGCAAAGTTTGCAGAAAACTACAGGCTATATTCTCGCAGCCACTTTGTTAAAGGCATCGAGTTGATGACTCTGCTCATCGTTTATCAACTATTTGGCCAAACTTCCCACTCAACCATCGCATATATCTTTGTTACGTCCTCCATGTGGTTCctagtgttgacatggctctttgCACCCTTTTTATTCAACCCCTCGGGGTTTGAGTGGGCGAAAATTTTGGATGACTGGTCGGATTGGAATAAGTGGATCAGCAATCGTGGTGGGATTGGTGTGTCACCAGAAAAGAGCTGGGAATCCTGGTGGGAGATAGAGCAGGAGCATCTGAAGCATACAGGAACACTCGGAATCATCTTTGAGATAATTTTGTCCCTTCGGTTTTTCATATATCAGTACGGCCTTGTGTACCAGTTAACTATCACAAAGGAGAACAAAAGTATCGTG GTTTACTTAATTTCATGGCTCGTAATTTTGGCGATGCTGGTTATTTTGAAG ATCATATCTGTCGGAAGGCGGAGGTTCGGCGCGAACTTTCAGCTGTTCTTCCGTCTGATCAAGTTCATGATATTCGTTTCGTTCTTCGCTATTTTGGTTGTGCTGATAGTACTGCTTCACATGACTATAAAAGACATACTTGTATGCTTCCTGGCATTCTTGCCCACCGGATGGGGAATACTGCTG ATTGCACAAGCTTGCAGGCCTCTTTTCCGGGTGACGGGGCTATGGGGATCTGTCCGAGCCCTTGCGCGGGCGTACGAGGTTATCATGGGGATGCTTCTGTTCACACCAATTACTGTCCTCTCATGGTTCCCCTTCGTCTCCGAGTTCCAGACGCGGATGCTGTTCAACCAGGCGTTCAGTAGAGGTCTGCAGATTTCCCGGATTCTTGGCGGTCAGAAGAAGGAGAGGGCCGCTAGCACCAAAGACTAA